In Mastigocladopsis repens PCC 10914, a single window of DNA contains:
- a CDS encoding DUF3007 family protein has product MRRIDAIGIGLGIFVAGGLAYVLLRLVGIDSLEAGTWSQVLLFVGLIGWLLTYAFRAVGKKMTYHKQREQYEEAYFQKRLEELTPEELAKIQGEIEQQEQSQV; this is encoded by the coding sequence ATGCGACGCATAGACGCTATCGGAATTGGCTTGGGCATTTTTGTTGCAGGTGGCTTGGCATATGTCTTACTACGACTAGTAGGCATAGATAGCTTGGAAGCTGGTACTTGGAGCCAAGTCTTATTATTTGTTGGGTTGATTGGCTGGTTGCTGACCTATGCTTTCCGTGCGGTGGGAAAAAAAATGACCTACCACAAACAACGGGAACAATATGAAGAAGCCTATTTCCAAAAGCGTTTGGAAGAACTCACACCCGAAGAACTCGCGAAGATTCAAGGCGAGATAGAACAACAAGAACAATCTCAGGTGTAA
- the ndhL gene encoding NAD(P)H-quinone oxidoreductase subunit L, which produces MIVALLYLILAGAYLLVVPAAVLLYLNLRWYVASSVERGFMYFLVFFFFPGLLLLSPFVNLRPRRRQIEV; this is translated from the coding sequence ATGATTGTAGCCCTACTGTATCTGATTTTGGCTGGAGCTTATCTTCTTGTAGTACCAGCAGCTGTCCTGCTTTACTTAAACCTACGCTGGTATGTGGCTAGCTCTGTGGAACGTGGCTTTATGTACTTTTTAGTATTCTTCTTCTTCCCTGGTTTGTTGCTCCTATCGCCGTTTGTCAACTTGCGACCCCGACGGCGCCAAATTGAAGTTTAA